A single region of the Mycobacterium avium subsp. avium genome encodes:
- the crcB gene encoding fluoride efflux transporter CrcB yields MATVAVWVGVALIGGVGSVLRFVVDGAVARRASRPFPLGTLVVNLSGAALLGFLGGLALSREAALLAGTAFVGAYTTFSTWMLETQRLGEERQLRAALANIVVSVVLGGAAAFIGQQLAQLV; encoded by the coding sequence ATGGCGACGGTCGCGGTCTGGGTCGGCGTCGCGCTCATCGGCGGCGTCGGATCGGTGCTGCGGTTCGTCGTCGACGGTGCGGTGGCGCGCCGGGCATCGCGGCCGTTTCCGCTCGGCACCCTCGTCGTGAACCTCAGCGGCGCAGCGCTTCTCGGCTTCCTGGGTGGCCTGGCGCTGAGCAGGGAGGCGGCGCTGTTGGCCGGCACCGCGTTCGTCGGCGCCTACACCACCTTTTCGACCTGGATGCTGGAGACGCAGCGCCTGGGCGAGGAGCGTCAGCTGCGCGCGGCGCTGGCCAACATCGTGGTCAGCGTCGTGCTCGGTGGGGCGGCGGCGTTCATCGGACAGCAGCTGGCCCAGTTGGTGTGA